The Chryseobacterium shigense genome segment TCACTGTTTCCAATGATACACAGCCTTTCCAGAAGGTTCCTAAAACAGTTATCATTAAAACAAAAAAATTCAAAATCAGGATTGATAAACAGCCCAATGGGAAATACCTTTACCAGTCGTGGTCTGCCAATGCCAAAATCACATCAAAACCAAGTATGATTATCAGTGATGGTGAACTTATCCCGGACGGTTCCGGAGGAAATTACTATTTCAACTTTGTGAATAAAGGGCATAATTACCAGGTATGGAGAAATTATCTTACCGATTCAGCGACCAAAGCTCCTTATACATTAACCGTGAATGATGAAAATAATAATGAAATTGTACGTCAGGACGGAGTTGTAGTGAAGCAGTAAAATAAATCAGTATAAGGGTTTCAATTACACTCAAAAATAAAAACCTATAATCCTGCATTTTATAAAATTCTTATATGTGGAATTTGTATAATCTGTGGGATTTTTCTGTAACCTTTTCAAATGTTTTTTAACGCAAAGGTTATAATATTTTCCTGTTCTATTTAAGGGAGCTGAGAGAGAATCAGCAAGCTGATCTGATAAAGCGAGAAAAAATCAGCTGTTTATTGTGATTATTATGTCCCGGACTGCCTCAATTGAGTACTGAAACGGCTTGTTTCATAGCTTTCTTCTGCAGCTTTATAGCCGACATTGAAAATTTCTTCCAAGCGGTCTTTTCTCCTTTCGAAAGTACCATATGAAGAGAGTTTCTGGGAAGTGATAAACCAATCGCAGTAATCGAATTTTCCCTTCTCTATCCTGTAGGAAAGAAGGTCGTAAGACCGGGAAACAATAGCTTTGATCGATTTTAAATCTTTAATATCAATATCATGAGGCGGAGAAACAAAAACTCCTATAAGTTTATCGCATTCATCCCTGATGATATCTGCCGGAAAATTATTCAGCACACCTCCGTCACAGTACATTTCCTCACCAATAATGTAAGGTGTTGTAACCCCCGGAATGGAACATGAAGCAATGATGGCATCCATGACTTTAAAATTTTCATCAAAAATTTTCTGGGTTCCGGAAACCAGCTCTGTTGCAACAATTTTCACCTCTTTTTCCAAATCTCCCAGTTTCATGTCGTGAAAAATAGGCTTAAGATAGTTCCTGAAAATTATGGAAGAAACCAGTCCCGGCTGATTGAAAGTAAAATGTTTCCAGTTGAAAAAATAAACCGAATTGAAGAATTCCAGGATTTCATCCGGCGTTTTTCCTACAGCATGAAGACATCCCACAATAGACCCGGCACTGCAGCATGACAGTACATCAACTTCTATATTTTTTTCGTTCAAGAATTTTAAAACTCCTGCATGGGC includes the following:
- a CDS encoding patatin-like phospholipase family protein, with protein sequence MNFERTGLVLSGGGTKGIAHAGVLKFLNEKNIEVDVLSCCSAGSIVGCLHAVGKTPDEILEFFNSVYFFNWKHFTFNQPGLVSSIIFRNYLKPIFHDMKLGDLEKEVKIVATELVSGTQKIFDENFKVMDAIIASCSIPGVTTPYIIGEEMYCDGGVLNNFPADIIRDECDKLIGVFVSPPHDIDIKDLKSIKAIVSRSYDLLSYRIEKGKFDYCDWFITSQKLSSYGTFERRKDRLEEIFNVGYKAAEESYETSRFSTQLRQSGT